GCGAATCTTGCAGTCCTAAATAGTCGTAAAAATCCTTGATATCCAACGGCGGTTGCACCGGTGAAGACTCAGGATGCGTTCTGTAGAGAAAAAGCAGCATAGCCACCACGGGGTCGTTGATCTGCTCAGCCGACTTATCCGGGCCTGTTAGCTCTTCCCACTTCGCTTTCTGCAGGCCAAAGGCGTCTGCAGCAGCAACCTTGGTCAGACCGTTCTCGATCCGCCATCTCTCCAAATCCGTCCCACAAATTGGCTGAATTTCATCAGTTCCAAAGGACATTTGATCCCCTCAAATGTAGCAGACGTAGCCCTCCTGGGCCTTAGGGCGCGGAGCTTCCCATTCCGCTGAATTTTGAATAATATACACAATACGAAATTTCAGCAGTCACGGTCCAGCCCAGAGCGACGCGCTTAACCCAACTTTACCCAGCCCCTCCACGGGGGGCTCAGGGCAACGGACTACCCCACCATCCGGAAGGAGGCAGGATTGCCATGAGCGAAGTAAGCGAAGCCTTGATGCAAGAGTTCCGCCAAGCTGTCTACGAGCGATTGAATTCGCCGCAGGCAACGGAGGCCTCTCCCCGTGAAGCGATCGAACGTCGTGCTAAGGCGTACCAAGCCTGGCTAAATAGCCAACCTTCCGAAGAAGAGGCTGCGGCCGTCCCTACTGCGTTGGTCAGACATTGGGTTGCTGCAGACCTGTCGTCATGGCGCTCAATTGACGCCAAGAATACAGCTGAAGCAGCAACTACCGTTTATCAGAATATTTTCGCATACGATACATATGCGGAATTGCTAAAGGAACTAGACCAGGCCCTTTACAGCGAAATTATTTCGCATTTGAGGGGGCATGAAGCATTCGGTAACGGTTTTGGCCGTGGAAACCCTGATTTAGATCAAGAAAGTGTTGATCAGGATCCAAAAATCCAGATTAGCGAGCTCTTGAAGGAGATCACCTACAAGGAGCGGCGCGATGGCAGCGTCCTCTATTCCCTGCATGACAGACCTATTTTCATCGACCATGGGCAGCAA
The window above is part of the Pseudomonas putida genome. Proteins encoded here:
- a CDS encoding LPD7 domain-containing protein, whose amino-acid sequence is MSEVSEALMQEFRQAVYERLNSPQATEASPREAIERRAKAYQAWLNSQPSEEEAAAVPTALVRHWVAADLSSWRSIDAKNTAEAATTVYQNIFAYDTYAELLKELDQALYSEIISHLRGHEAFGNGFGRGNPDLDQESVDQDPKIQISELLKEITYKERRDGSVLYSLHDRPIFIDHGQQILMVAEAKDDEMAILAGLYMAKQKFGGSIELTGSEEFKRRAIAVLIKHEVPVELNNPHKKLFAANCSACHPLQLYQTKPPRKLKRRNRPRQPLRRWHLQRRNGITCRTGRK